From the Mobula hypostoma unplaced genomic scaffold, sMobHyp1.1 scaffold_104, whole genome shotgun sequence genome, one window contains:
- the ms4a17a.17 gene encoding membrane-spanning 4-domains, subfamily A, member 17A.17: protein MSTLYIESVAEQGNCLHKLSYCVRRELKVLGITEILLGIVQITLGLPLNFDQTHIFVILIGVPWWSGIWYIVSGSLVVDIINTSNTSLKQVVALTHVVSCLAATIGFGAYLVSLYLMPPVSLNFFYLQPLLLLVFLTVVCLVELVVASLILFLHCVLIGKEIHISRLSLSRH from the exons ATGTCTACCCTGTACATCGAGTCGGTGGCCGAGCAGGGGAACTGCCTGCACAAACTGAGTTACTGCGTCCGCCGGGAGCTCAAGGTGCTGGGG ATCACCGAGATCCTGCTGGGCATCGTGCAGATCACCCTGGGCCTTCCACTCAACTTCGATCAGACTCACATCTTCGTTATCCTCATCGGCGTCCCCTGGTGGAGTGGTATCTGG TACATCGTGTCAGGGTCCCTGGTGGTTGACATCATTAACACCTCCAACACGAGCCTC AAGCAGGTCGTCGCTCTCACGCACGTCGTCAGCTGCCTGGCGGCCACCATCGGGTTTGGCGCCTACCTCGTCTCCCTGTACCTCATGCCCCCCGTCTCCTTGAACTTCTTCTAT ctccagccactgctgcttctGGTGTTCCTGACCGTAGTGTGTCTCGTCGAGCTGGTAGTGGCTTCGCTCATCCTCTTCCTGCACTGTGTGCTCATCGGAAAGGAGATTCACA